One Verrucomicrobiia bacterium genomic window, AAATTTTCTGCACCGTGACCAGTCCGGAGGCCTTCTTGTTTTCCAAGTCAATCTGCGTGATGTCGCCGGTAATCACCGCCTTGGAGCCCACCCCCAACCGGGTCAAAAACATTTTCATCTGCGAGCTGGTGGTGTTCTGCCCCTCGTCCAAAATCACAAAGCAGTTATTGAGCGTGCGCCCGCGCATAAACGCCAGCGGGGCGATTTCGATAATGCCGATTTCTATCAGCTTCTGAATTTTCTCCGCCGGCAAAAGCTCGTGCAAAGCGTCATACACCGGCCGCAGATACGGATCCACTTTTGCGCGGATGTCGCCGGGCAAAAACCCCAACGATTCACCGGCCTCCACGGCCGGGCGGACAAGGATGATTCGATTGACTCTTCCACTCTTCAAATCCGCCGTCGCTTTGGCCACCGCTAAAAAGGTCTTTCCCGTCCCCGCCGGGCCGATGGCAAAAACGATATCGTTGGAAGCCATCGCCGCCAGATAATCCTTCTGCCCGACCGTTTTCGGCTGCACGGCCTCCTTGGTCAGCGAGGTGATTACGGCCTGCGCCTCCAGCTCCCCCGCCGGGCCGAGCCCGTTCGATTCAATCCGCGCCAGCGAATAGAGGATGTACTGCTCGGTAATGTCTTGTTTGTTTTTTAACCGGGCAATCAAATCGACGAACAACGCCGCGGCCTTGTCCACCAAATTTGGCTGGCCTTCAATCACCAACGTTTCACCGCGGGTCACCAGCTTGAGCGGCAGCTTCTCCTCGATGAGCCGCAGATAAATGTCCGACGGCCCGAACAAAAGCCGCTGGTCAACTCCATTCAACTCGATTTTTTTGGTCTGCACCGCCATTATTTCTTGCCCTTCGAGTTCTCCTCGTCCAAAAGCCGGATGCCCAATTCTTCCAACTGCCGCGGGTCCACTTCCGCCGGCGAGCCGTCCATCAGGGATTGTCCCGCGGAGGTTTTGGGGAAGGCAATCACGTCCCGGATGTTGTCCGAGCCGACCAGCAAGGCGACAATCCGGTCAAACCCCGGCGCAATGCCGCCGTGGGGCGGCGCGCCGTATTCCAACGCCCGGAGCAGAAACCCGAACATCCGCTCGGCCCGTTCCTTGTTGATGCCCAAAATCGCCAGCACTTTTTCCTGAATGCTGCGCTTGTGGATTCGGATGCCGCCGGAGGCGATTTCCGAACCATTCAAAACCAAATCATACTGGTATCCCCGGATGTGTCCCCAAGGATGGGCCGGGTCGCCAAGTGGGAGGGGGGTTGTGAACCCTTCGTCCAGCTTGGCTAAATCCTCCTCATACGGGCAGGTGACAATGTT contains:
- a CDS encoding PhoH family protein; this encodes MAVQTKKIELNGVDQRLLFGPSDIYLRLIEEKLPLKLVTRGETLVIEGQPNLVDKAAALFVDLIARLKNKQDITEQYILYSLARIESNGLGPAGELEAQAVITSLTKEAVQPKTVGQKDYLAAMASNDIVFAIGPAGTGKTFLAVAKATADLKSGRVNRIILVRPAVEAGESLGFLPGDIRAKVDPYLRPVYDALHELLPAEKIQKLIEIGIIEIAPLAFMRGRTLNNCFVILDEGQNTTSSQMKMFLTRLGVGSKAVITGDITQIDLENKKASGLVTVQKILDGIKGVTFVYLTEKDVVRHRLVTDVIKAYERYEGRGR